Within the Saccharomonospora amisosensis genome, the region AGCTGGTGACCGCGGGGTCGCACCCGGCATGTCCGAGGCCGAGCAGGTGAACGAGAAGCGCAGGGGCGGCCACGACCCCGACGGGCGCGGGCACTTCGGGCCCTACGGCGGGCGGTTCCTGCCCGAGGCGTTGATGGGTGCGCTCGACGAGCTCTCGGCGGAGTACGACAAGGCCAGGCTCGACCCGGAGTTCACCGCCGAGTTCACCCGGTTGCTCACCGGCTACGCGGGCAGGCCCTCGCTGCTGACGGAGGCGCCCCGGTTCGCGAGGCACGCGGGTGGTGCCCGGATCTTCCTCAAGCGGGAGGACCTCAACCACACCGGGTCACACAAGATCAACAACGTGCTGGGTCAGGCGCTGCTCACCAAGCGGATGGGCAAGAAGCGCGTCATCGCCGAGACCGGGGCTGGCCAGCACGGGGTCGCCACCGCCACCGCCTGCGCGCTGCTCGACCTCGAGTGCGTCGTCTACATGGGAGAGGTGGACACCAAGCGGCAGGCGCTCAACGTGGCGCGGATGCGGCTGCTCGGGGCCGAGGTGATTCCGGTCGCCACGGGCTCGCGCACGCTGAAGGACGCCATCAACGAGGCGTTGCGCGACTGGGTGACCAACGTGGACACCACTCACTACCTGCTCGGCACCGCGGCGGGCGCGCACCCGTTCCCGGTGATGGTGCGCAACTTCCACAAGGTCATCGGCGAGGAGGCCCGCGAGCAGATGCTGCGGCTGACCGGCAGGCTGCCCGACGCCGTCGCCGCGTGTGTCGGGGGAGGCTCCAACGCCATCGGCATCTTCCACGGCTTCATCGACGACACCGACGTGCGGCTGGTCGGCCTCGAACCCGGCGGCAAGGGCATCGAGTCGGGCGAGCACGGCGCAACCCTGACCGAGGGCACCCCCGGGACGCTGCACGGCGCGATGTCCTACCTGCTGCAGGACGACGACGGGCAGACCATCGAGGCGTACTCGATCTCGGCGGGACTGGACTACCCCGGTGTCGGCCCCGAGCACTCGTGGCTGAAGGACACCGGACGTGCCGAGTACCGGGCCGTCACCGACGCCGAGGCCATGGAGGCGTTCCAGCTGCTGTCGCGCACGGAGGGCATCATCCCCGCCATCGAATCGGCGCACGCACTGGCGGGAGCCATGCGGCTGGGTAAGGAACTGGGCGCGGACGCGCACATCCTGGTCAGCCTTTCCGGCCGTGGCGACAAGGACGTCGACACCGCCGCCAGGTACTTCAAGCTCGTGGAGGACGTGTGAGCAGGCTCGGCGAGCTGTTCGAGAGGACCGGGCAGGAGGGCAGGGCCGCGCTCGTCGGCTACCTGCCCGCGGGCTACCCGACCGTGTCGCGGTCCAAGGAACTGCTCGCGGCCACCATCGACGCGGGCACTGATCTGGTCGAGGTCGGCGTGCCCTACTCCGACCCGGTGATGGACGGCCCGACGATCCAGGCGGCGGCCGACGAGGCGCTGCGCGGCGGGTTCCGGCTGCGGCAACTGTTCGAAGTGGTCGAGTCGGTCGCCGCGCGCGGTGGCCGCGCCGTCGTGATGACCTACTACAACCCGGTGTTCCACTACGGCGTCGACGCCTTCGCCCGTGACCTGGCTGCCGCGGGCGGGCTCGGACTGATCACCCCGGACCTCACCCCCGACGAGGCTGGCGAGTGGCTGAAGGCGTCGCAGCGACACGGGCTCGACCGGATCTTCCTGGTCGCGCCGTCGTCGTCGGAGGAGCGCATCGCGCTGACCGTGAAGGCCACCACCGGGTTCGTGTACGCGACCGCGGTCATGGGTGTCACCGGGGCCAGGGATTCGGTCGGCGCGGGCGCCGCCGAACTCGTGCGCCGCACGCGCGGGCACACCGACCTGCCGATCGGTGTCGGGCTGGGAGTGCGCTCCGGCGACCAGGCCGCCGAGGTCGCCGGGTTCGCCGACGCGGTGATCGTCGGCTCTGCACTGGTGGCGAAGGCGGCCGAGGGCACCTCGGCGGTGAGCGCGCTGACCGCCGAACTCGCCGAGGGTGTGCGCCGCCCGGCGGTCACTGCCTGAGCCGGGAAGCACCTGGCGGACTCGTCGGGGCCCGGCCGCGCTACGGTGGGCGCTGTGAACACCGCGTCGGCCTTCTTCCTCGCGAACATCCCCAGCCCGGATCGCGGGGTCTGGTTCATCGGGCCCGTCCCGCTGCGTGCCTACGCGCTGTGCATCATCGCGGGCATCCTCGTCGCCATCTGGTGGGGTGACCGGCGGTGGGTGCAGCGCGGCGGCACCAAGGGCACGATCGTGGACATCGCGGTGTACGCCGTGCCGTTCGGGCTCGTCGGTGGCCGGCTCTACCACGTGATCACCGACAGCCAGCTGTACTTCGGTGAGGGCAAGGACCCGCTGCGGGTGCTCTACATCTGGGACGGCGGTCTCGGCATCTGGGGCGCCATCGCGCTCGGCGGGGTCGGCGCCTGGCTGGCCTGCAAGCGAAGGGGCATCCCGCTGCCCGCCGTCGCCGACGCCATAGCGCCCGGCATCGTGGCGGCGCAGGCCATCGGCAGGCTCGGTAACTACTTCAACCAGGAACTCTACGGCGGACCCACCGACCTGCCCTGGGGGCTGGAGATCTACCGGCGGGTGGACCCGGAGAATCCGCTGATCCAGGACTCGCTCGACGGCGTCGCGATCAACAACGTGCCGATCGAGGTCGTGCACCCCACGTTCCTGTACGAACTGCTGTGGAACCTCGGTGTGGCGTTGCTGGTGGTGTGGGCCGACCGCAGGTTCCGGCTCGGCCACGGCCGCGCGTTCGCGCTGTACGTCGCCGGTTACACGGCGGGCCGGTTCTGGATCGAACTCATGCGCACCGACCCAGCCAACGAGATCCTGGGGCTGCGGGTCAACGTCTGGACGTCGATGCTCGTGTTCGCGGGCGCGGTGGCCTACTTCGTGCTCGCCCGCGCCCGTGGTCCGCGTGAGGCGCCGGAGACGCTGCGCGGTCACGCCCCGGGGGAGCGGGAACCGGAGGAGGAGCGCTCCGAGGAGTCGCCGGAACCCGAAGGCTCGCAGGAGGACGCAGGCGACTCAGCCGGTGACGAGGCCGCGGCCGGTGACAAGGGGCAGGTCGAGCGCGGTAAGTAGGCCCGCCGGTGCCCGTACGACCGCGGGGACCGCGTTCACCAGGCGCATCGCGGTGGCCTTCAGCCCTGCGGTGTTGTGGTCGCCGTCGCTGCCGAGCAGGCGCAGGTCCAGGGTGTAGTTGGGTTCGCCGGTGACCTCCACCCGGTAGCAGCCCGCGCCCGCGGGTTGCGGCCAGTCCTGGCCCAGGTCGGGACGCAGCCGCGTGACGTGCTCCAGCACGCACACACCTCGCCCGTTACGCATACCGCGGACCTCGAAGCGAAGTGCGGCGGCCGTGCCGCGCTCGACGGTGCCGCAGGAGATGTCGAACGTCTCGGGTGCGGCCAGCCGCTCGTGGCTTTCCTCGATCGCGTCCAGTTCCACCCCGAGTCCCGCGGCCAGTTGGCGTACGACGCTGCCCCAGGCGAGGGTCAGCACACCCGGCTGCAGCAGCATCGGAACCTGCTCCAGTGGCGAGCCGAAGCCCATGATGTCGAAGACGACCTTGCGGTTGTCGTAGGTGGCGTAGTCGAGGATCTCCAGGCAGCGCACTTCGTCGATGCGTTCGCAGACACCGGTGAGCACCAGCGGCAGCCAGTCGTTGGCGAAACCGGGGTCCACGCCGTTGACCCACAGCGACGCTTTGCCTTCGCGTGCCGCCTGCCGGATCGGCTCGATCATCTCCTCGGGCACCACCTGGTGCGGGTACTGCAGGAAGACGGGGCTGCTGGAAACGACGTTGACGCCCGCTCGCAGGATGCGGCACAGGTCGTCGATCGCCTCGGTGATGCGGTCGTCGGCCATGGCCGTGTAGACGACGCAGTCGGGCCGCAGTGCGAGCAACTCGTCGGCGTCGCCGCTTGCGCGCACCCCGAGTTCGCGGCCGAGTCCGGCGAGTTCTCCCGCGTCCACGCCGACCTTGCGCGGGTCGCTGACCCACACTCCTGCCAGTTCGAGGTCGGGGCGCGCGGCGATCCCGGCGATGGCGTTGCGGCCGACGTTGCCGGTGCTCCATTGCACGACTCGGTAGGTCATGTCAGGTCCGGCAGGCCGAGTTCGAGGTTGGGCACCTGCTGTCCACCGTCCACTTCGAGCACCTTGCCGGTGACGTAGCCGCCCGCGGGGGAGGTGAGGTAGACGATGGCGGCTGCGATGTCCTCCGGTTCGCCGATGCGCCGCAGCGGGGTCGCGGACTCCATCCGCTCCCGCAGTTCGGGGTTGTTGACCACCACTTCCAGCGCGGAGGTGGCCACGGAGCCGACGGCGACGGAGTTCACCCGCACCTTCGGGGCGAGGTCGGCGGCCGCGAGCCTGGTGTAGTGGGCCAGCGCGGCCTTGGCTGTGCCGTAGGCGAGGAATCCTCGACCGGCGACGCGGCCCATCACCGACGAGATGTTGACCACCGAACCCCCGCCCGCCGCCAGCAGCGCGGGCACGGCCGCGCGGGTGAGGGCGTGTGCGGTGGACACGTTGAACCGGAATGCTTCCTCGAGGAAGTCCGGTGTGGTGTCCAGCAGCGGGCTGGGGAACGTGCCGCCGACGTTGTTGACGACGATGTCCAGCCGCCCGAACGTCTCGACGGCGGCGTCGGCGAGCGCGGCGGCGTTGGCCGGGTCGGCGAGATCGGCGGGCACCGCGTGCGCCTTGCGTCCGGTGTCGGCCACCTTCGCGGAGACGGCGTCGAGTTGCTCGGCGGTGCGCGAGGAGATCACCACGTCGGCACCTGCCTGCGCGAGTGCGAGCGCGGTGGCGGCGCCGATGCCGCGCCCCGCTCCGGTCACCACGGCGACCTTGCCGGTCAGCCGGAAACGGTCGAGGATCATGCGCGAACTGTAACATGTTCTAGTCAGCTGTCGAGAGCTCGCTCAGACCCGCGCTAGAGCCACGAAGCACCGGCGGTGCCGGATCGCCACACCTCGAACGAGCACCTCCTCGTTGGGTCGCGGCCCCGCCTTTGCGGAGGAGTTCATGGTCGAGCGGCGGCGTTGGGCGGCTCTACTGTGGGTGTCTTGGTGGGTGTGTGGTGGTCGTTGATCCACTCGGGCGGTTGTGTCGTGAGTGGGCTTCGTGACTGTCTGCTTTATGGTGTCTGAGCTGTTGGTGTGGCGGCATTTTGCGCGGTCTTCTCCCGTTTCGCAAGGTCTGTGCGGCCTATCGGGTTCGCCGGTTTTGGGTCTTGTCGGTCTATTTCGGTGGGTCGCTGTGCGTGATGGGGTGAGTGTGCTCCGGCGATGTCGATGCCGGTGGTTCCTGGGCTTAGGGGATTGCTGCCATGCGTCGTCGGCGGAATGTGTTGTCGCGCGCCGTGATCGTCTTCGTTTCAGCGGTGCTGGTCTTGGCGGGTCTGCCGGTAGGGCCGCCGGTGACCGCTGCTGGTGGTGGCGTTTCTCTTGGTTTGGGCCGGCTGTGGGAGTCGGTGGTGGATTGGCTGTCACCGCAGGAGGCGGTGGCGGGGCCGCGGCTCGCGGCCGGGGCGGTGGCGCCGCCGAGGCGAGCGGAGCCACCGCGCCGGGTGCGGGAGCTGGTTGACAGGCGCTCGGCGACGGCGAAGGTTTTCGCGTTGTCGGACGGGCGCACGCAGGTCGAGGTATCGCCGGTGCCTCGGCATTTCCGTGATGCGCAGGGGAAATGGCGGGGGATCGACACGACGGTGCGTAAGGGCGGGCCACAGGGCTACCGCTTTTTCAATGACACCAACACGTTTCGGTCGCGATTCGGCGCTTCGTCGGACAATCTGGTGCGGTTCGAGCACGGCCGCAAGAGCATCACCGTGGGTTTGGCGGGGGACAGGCGGGTGGTGGAGCCCGCGGTGAAGGGGAACACGGTCACGTATCGGGGCGCGGTACCCGGCGCGGATGTGGTGTATGAGGTGACCGGTGAGGGGTTGAAGGAAAAGATCGTGCTGGCTGAGCCGCCTTCGGAGGCGGTGTTCCGAATTCTCGTTGCGGCTGGGTGGGGTGACGGCTCGGGAGTTGCCGGATGGGGCGATCGGCTTCTTCCCGGTGGGCGGGGCGGGAGATGGTCCGCCGGTATTGGTGATGCCTGCGCCGTTCATGTACGACCAGGTGAGCAAGGACAAGTCGCCGTACGGCAGGGCTTTCAGCCGCCGGGTGAAGCAGACGGTGGAGCAGCGGGGCTCCGAGTTCACGGTCACGTTATCCGCGGATGGGCAGTGGTTGCGGGCGCCGCAGCGACGGTATCCGGTGGTGATCGATCCGACGATCAAGGTGGAGCCCACGCCGACCACGGGTGAGGATGTGCAGATCTGGTCGGGCACTCCGGACCGCAACGACGGGTCGAGTTACCGGTTGTCGGTGGGTACGGATCCGTGGGGCGTGGCGCGGAGTCTGGTCAAGTTCGACACCTCGATGGTGGCTGCGGGCACGGCGTTGGATTCGGCGCGGCTGCGGGTGTATTACGACAACGAGTTGCACACCGGCGCCAACGATGTGGAGATCGAGGCGCGGCGCGTCACGCAGGCTTGGAGTGAGGACACCGCTACCTGGAACAGTGTTCATAGTGCGTTCGCCGAGGCGGGTCTGTCCACTCAGGTCAAGCAGGCGAACACGGCGAATGTGTGGCACGAGTTCGATGTGCGCAACATCGTGCAGTCGTGGGTGTCGGGTTCGGCGGCGAATCACGGCATCATGCTCAAGCCGGTGGACGAGACGCTGGGCCGCGGCGGGGCGATCTATCAGGCGGCCGAGTACGCCTACAACGGCGAGGTGGCCAACCGTCCGAAGCTGGTGCTGACCTACGGGCGCCCGAGCGTGGACTTGGCGTATCCGACCACGATCCATGCCACCGGTGCGGAGCTGGGGTGGCAGCCGTATGCCGATGCCGATCCGGAAGACCCGGCCGATGATGTGGTGGAGTATCAGGTGCACCGCAGCGTGTACCAGACGTTCACGCCGTCGGCGTCGACGCTGATCGCACCGCTGGCACCGGGTGTCACCTCGTTCACCGACACCACGGCTGAGCCGACACCGGCGGACTCGCCGGATCCGTTCGGCAACGCGTATTACTACATGGTGGCGGCCAAGACACGGGACGGCCAGCTGATTCCCGGGCCGACGCAGGTGGCCAGGCTACCGAAGGCCGGGCGCACCACCCGGATCTTCCACGGCGGAGCGGACGCGACCACGCTGTCGTCGGCGCAGCCGAACACCAACCTCAACAGTCTGGGTGGGCAGCCGTGGCTGTCGGTGGGGATCAACAGCTCCACCTACGGCACCACCCGCTCGGTGATCCGCTACCCGGACCTGTCCGGTATCCCGGCGAACGCGCAGGTGGAGTCCGCCGAGTTCGGGCTGTGGGGGTTCTATTCCTACGGCTCGGGGGCGCGCGTCAACGTGCACCCGCTGACGCGGTCGTTCGTGGAAGACGAGGCGAGTTGGAACCAGGCCTCGGCGGGCACGGCATGGTCCAGCGGCGGAGGCGATTACGGCGCCTTGTCCGACCAGATCGACACGATCAGCAACGATCCTCGCTGGAACTGGTGGGATGTCTCGGACGCGGTGCAGGGGTGGGTGTCGGACCCGGCCAGCAACCACGGTCTGATCGCGCGGCTGAACGACACGATCGACACCCAACGCACCCTGTTCCTCTCCGACGAGGCCGCCGAGCCGCAGCTGCGGCCCAACCTGGTGGTCACCTACACCGAGCCAACCGCGCCCGGCACTTACCACGCCCCGGACACCCCTTCGATGCGGATGATCCCCGGCGATGAGTACACGATCCCGGTGACGCTGACCAACACCACGAGCACGACCTGGTCGGCGACGGATCGCGCGCTGTCCTACCGGTGGAGCCTGCCCGACGGCACCGATGCCACCACCGGCGGGAACCGGCTGGAGACCGCGTTGCCCGCGGATGTGCCGCCGCAGGGCACCGTCACCGTGCAGGCGAAGGTGAAAACCCCCATTCAGAGCGATGCGGGCAACAAGCGCGAACAGTTCGTGCTGGCCTGGGATCTGCGTGACACCGCGGGCGGCACGTGGCTGTCGGACACGGCGGGCATCCCGCCCCTGGAGCAGAACGTCACAGTGGAGGACCCCACCAGTGACCAGTTGGGTCTGGAGAAGTTCTACTCCTACGCGGGCACGGCTACCGGCGCCGGGTCGAACGTGCTGGTCAACCAGTACGCGGGCAACACCGTGTTCTCCTACGACGCGCTGTCCAACCCCGGTCGCGGGCTGTCGACGTTCGTGCGGCTGACCTACAACAGCATGGACACCTCGGCCACCTCCATGGGCTACGGGTGGTCGCTGGCCGCCTCCGGGCTGGCGCGCTTGGGCACCTCGCTGGAGTTGCATCCCCGGGGGCAGGACTACCCCACCCGGATCACCGTGCCCGACGGGGACGGCACCTCGCATGTGTTCACCCTCGACAAGCACGGCTCCACCGATCCCGCGGTGTGGACCTACGATCCGCCCGCGGGGGTGCACCTGTACGTGCGGCGCCACGAAGGCAACGATGCCGCCCGCCGCTGGTCGCTGACCCGCCCGGATCGCACCCAGTTCTTCTTCGACGAGCAGGGCTGGCTGTCCGCGGTGGTGGACCGCAACGGCAACACCCAGACCTTCACCTACACCGAGCGCAAGTCCCACAACCAGCCGCGCAAGTTCCTCGCCTACGTCACCGACCCCACCGGGCGCAAGACTCTGCGGCTGGACTACTGGGAGAAGGGCGAGACCAACAACCCGCACCTGCTGGACATGGTGCAGTCCATCACCGACATTTCCGGCCGCACACTCACCTTCGGCTACGACGACAAAGGCCTGCTCACCGAGATCGTGGACGGCGCGGGCACCGCGAAGGCCAAGACATTCGGTTTCGGCTACGACGCCACCCAGGGCAACAAGAACGTCAAACTCGTGGCCGTCACCGACCCGCGCGGCAACACCACGGACCTGGCCTACTACGAGGCGCCGGTCGATCCGTTGGACAAGTGGAAAGCGCAAACCCTGACCGACCGGCTCGGTGACGCCACTGACTTCGCCTACACCGACCCGGACGGTTCCACCGGCTCGGAGATGGAATCCACTGTCACCGACGCCGAAGGGCACGCCACCAGCTACCGCATGGACGGCTACGGCAGGCCGATCCGCACCACCAACGCCAGGAACGAAACCACCCAGCTGGGCTGGGACGCCGACAACAACGTCGTCTCGCTCACCGAGGCGAACGGTGCCGTCTCGACGTGGACTTACGACCCCAAGACCGGTTACCCCACCTCGATCCGTGATGCCGAAGCCGTCGCCAACAACACACCCGCGATGACGCTGGAGTATCAGACCGGTCTGGATGGCCACACGGCCGAGTTGACCGCGAAGGTCACCCCGGAAGGGCACCGCTGGGAGTTCGGCTACGACGGCAACGGCAACCTCACCACGGTCACCGAACCCAAGGACACGCCGACCGGGCCGGAGCGCAAGTCCACGTTCGCCTACGACAAGGTCGGCAACCTGGTCTCGGAGACTCAGCCGCTGGGCACGCTCACCCCGGCCGACCAGGACGACTACGTCACCCGCTACGCCTACGACGCGATCAACCAGCTCACCAGGGCCACCAACGCCGCAGGCGACGTCATCACCTACGACTACGACAACGTCGGCAACCTGGTGACCGTCGTCGACCCCCTCAAGAACACCGCCCCTGACCCCAGCGACTACACCACCAGCTACGACTACGACACCAACCACCGGCAGGTTTCGGTCACCGATGCCGGGGGGAACGTGACGAAACAGTCCTACGACCTCGACGGCAACGTCGTGACCACGACGGACGCGGAGAACAACACCACCACCTACGACT harbors:
- the trpB gene encoding tryptophan synthase subunit beta; its protein translation is MSEAEQVNEKRRGGHDPDGRGHFGPYGGRFLPEALMGALDELSAEYDKARLDPEFTAEFTRLLTGYAGRPSLLTEAPRFARHAGGARIFLKREDLNHTGSHKINNVLGQALLTKRMGKKRVIAETGAGQHGVATATACALLDLECVVYMGEVDTKRQALNVARMRLLGAEVIPVATGSRTLKDAINEALRDWVTNVDTTHYLLGTAAGAHPFPVMVRNFHKVIGEEAREQMLRLTGRLPDAVAACVGGGSNAIGIFHGFIDDTDVRLVGLEPGGKGIESGEHGATLTEGTPGTLHGAMSYLLQDDDGQTIEAYSISAGLDYPGVGPEHSWLKDTGRAEYRAVTDAEAMEAFQLLSRTEGIIPAIESAHALAGAMRLGKELGADAHILVSLSGRGDKDVDTAARYFKLVEDV
- the trpA gene encoding tryptophan synthase subunit alpha, which encodes MSRLGELFERTGQEGRAALVGYLPAGYPTVSRSKELLAATIDAGTDLVEVGVPYSDPVMDGPTIQAAADEALRGGFRLRQLFEVVESVAARGGRAVVMTYYNPVFHYGVDAFARDLAAAGGLGLITPDLTPDEAGEWLKASQRHGLDRIFLVAPSSSEERIALTVKATTGFVYATAVMGVTGARDSVGAGAAELVRRTRGHTDLPIGVGLGVRSGDQAAEVAGFADAVIVGSALVAKAAEGTSAVSALTAELAEGVRRPAVTA
- the lgt gene encoding prolipoprotein diacylglyceryl transferase yields the protein MNTASAFFLANIPSPDRGVWFIGPVPLRAYALCIIAGILVAIWWGDRRWVQRGGTKGTIVDIAVYAVPFGLVGGRLYHVITDSQLYFGEGKDPLRVLYIWDGGLGIWGAIALGGVGAWLACKRRGIPLPAVADAIAPGIVAAQAIGRLGNYFNQELYGGPTDLPWGLEIYRRVDPENPLIQDSLDGVAINNVPIEVVHPTFLYELLWNLGVALLVVWADRRFRLGHGRAFALYVAGYTAGRFWIELMRTDPANEILGLRVNVWTSMLVFAGAVAYFVLARARGPREAPETLRGHAPGEREPEEERSEESPEPEGSQEDAGDSAGDEAAAGDKGQVERGK
- a CDS encoding NAD(P)H-dependent amine dehydrogenase family protein; the encoded protein is MTYRVVQWSTGNVGRNAIAGIAARPDLELAGVWVSDPRKVGVDAGELAGLGRELGVRASGDADELLALRPDCVVYTAMADDRITEAIDDLCRILRAGVNVVSSSPVFLQYPHQVVPEEMIEPIRQAAREGKASLWVNGVDPGFANDWLPLVLTGVCERIDEVRCLEILDYATYDNRKVVFDIMGFGSPLEQVPMLLQPGVLTLAWGSVVRQLAAGLGVELDAIEESHERLAAPETFDISCGTVERGTAAALRFEVRGMRNGRGVCVLEHVTRLRPDLGQDWPQPAGAGCYRVEVTGEPNYTLDLRLLGSDGDHNTAGLKATAMRLVNAVPAVVRAPAGLLTALDLPLVTGRGLVTG
- a CDS encoding SDR family oxidoreductase, which codes for MILDRFRLTGKVAVVTGAGRGIGAATALALAQAGADVVISSRTAEQLDAVSAKVADTGRKAHAVPADLADPANAAALADAAVETFGRLDIVVNNVGGTFPSPLLDTTPDFLEEAFRFNVSTAHALTRAAVPALLAAGGGSVVNISSVMGRVAGRGFLAYGTAKAALAHYTRLAAADLAPKVRVNSVAVGSVATSALEVVVNNPELRERMESATPLRRIGEPEDIAAAIVYLTSPAGGYVTGKVLEVDGGQQVPNLELGLPDLT
- a CDS encoding DNRLRE domain-containing protein; the protein is MTARELPDGAIGFFPVGGAGDGPPVLVMPAPFMYDQVSKDKSPYGRAFSRRVKQTVEQRGSEFTVTLSADGQWLRAPQRRYPVVIDPTIKVEPTPTTGEDVQIWSGTPDRNDGSSYRLSVGTDPWGVARSLVKFDTSMVAAGTALDSARLRVYYDNELHTGANDVEIEARRVTQAWSEDTATWNSVHSAFAEAGLSTQVKQANTANVWHEFDVRNIVQSWVSGSAANHGIMLKPVDETLGRGGAIYQAAEYAYNGEVANRPKLVLTYGRPSVDLAYPTTIHATGAELGWQPYADADPEDPADDVVEYQVHRSVYQTFTPSASTLIAPLAPGVTSFTDTTAEPTPADSPDPFGNAYYYMVAAKTRDGQLIPGPTQVARLPKAGRTTRIFHGGADATTLSSAQPNTNLNSLGGQPWLSVGINSSTYGTTRSVIRYPDLSGIPANAQVESAEFGLWGFYSYGSGARVNVHPLTRSFVEDEASWNQASAGTAWSSGGGDYGALSDQIDTISNDPRWNWWDVSDAVQGWVSDPASNHGLIARLNDTIDTQRTLFLSDEAAEPQLRPNLVVTYTEPTAPGTYHAPDTPSMRMIPGDEYTIPVTLTNTTSTTWSATDRALSYRWSLPDGTDATTGGNRLETALPADVPPQGTVTVQAKVKTPIQSDAGNKREQFVLAWDLRDTAGGTWLSDTAGIPPLEQNVTVEDPTSDQLGLEKFYSYAGTATGAGSNVLVNQYAGNTVFSYDALSNPGRGLSTFVRLTYNSMDTSATSMGYGWSLAASGLARLGTSLELHPRGQDYPTRITVPDGDGTSHVFTLDKHGSTDPAVWTYDPPAGVHLYVRRHEGNDAARRWSLTRPDRTQFFFDEQGWLSAVVDRNGNTQTFTYTERKSHNQPRKFLAYVTDPTGRKTLRLDYWEKGETNNPHLLDMVQSITDISGRTLTFGYDDKGLLTEIVDGAGTAKAKTFGFGYDATQGNKNVKLVAVTDPRGNTTDLAYYEAPVDPLDKWKAQTLTDRLGDATDFAYTDPDGSTGSEMESTVTDAEGHATSYRMDGYGRPIRTTNARNETTQLGWDADNNVVSLTEANGAVSTWTYDPKTGYPTSIRDAEAVANNTPAMTLEYQTGLDGHTAELTAKVTPEGHRWEFGYDGNGNLTTVTEPKDTPTGPERKSTFAYDKVGNLVSETQPLGTLTPADQDDYVTRYAYDAINQLTRATNAAGDVITYDYDNVGNLVTVVDPLKNTAPDPSDYTTSYDYDTNHRQVSVTDAGGNVTKQSYDLDGNVVTTTDAENNTTTYDYDQRAKVTEVRVPHKGDGSGGVITRTTRFEYDQVGNQTRVITPRGVDTPADPDDFATRTVYDKLNRPIEKHSAYDPDDARYNTADVVRYAYDAVGNLTEVSAPPSAGQSLRNTTTYEHYDNGWIRSSTDPWGIATSYDYNPLGQQTTRTLTSAGGSSSRTMTWGYFPDGKLESRSDDGVPVGLRVALADNSDTEDVTTTGAWDTSTAGSGFHGHNYRTAPAGTGGATFRWNLVLPDAGSYEVFVKYPDTAKATNAKYTVSPGDGGQYPVTVNQTQQAGQWVSLGSWQFNGGAGQSVTLSDNADGLVAADAVKLVRDNSGDTDTEAKTFGYSYDANGNLTSLSDDSSGAKADAYAMTYNGLNQLAKVEEKLAGAVRNTTSYTYNPNGNPLTRDHDSQTAAFEYNARDLVSKVTNTETGQSPKVTGYTYTARGQVLRETKANGNTVDHTYYRDGALASQVEKKTDATLVARHDLVYNANGHRTRDASKVQNADDPSAYLDRVREYTYDPQDRIAHVTKKDAATGAVLEDEDYVHDAGGNIIEQTLDGTTASYTYDRNRLTSVTTGGSTASYNYDPYGRLFGVKSAGEMLEAWVYDGFDRAATHHKRTDAGGIETSTYTYDPLDRTVSKTSGTETTDFAYLGLSDKVVTEEVSGQVQRSYAYDAWGGRLSQLKHDTDGTGPEVEEDSFYGHNPHTDVETLTTETGDTRATYGYTAYGKDDEEAFTGIDKPDAQNPGREPYNVYRFNGKRWDPHTSSYDMGFRDYNPGLNRFLTRDTYTGALADLNLATDPYTGNRYTFTAGNPISRIEIDGHISCTGPDGIDCGMEKRISGSTTQERLAARAALEQPALGRDLNREEQRFLRPVGYEGNGELSTRDAIALAGKSQMAWQKVCTLINRSTDSCYAGTTRHPTFQDAEPFAKFLYQLSPIADIANCAEGDPEGCAWLAANLIPTSKAAKAIGKAADSVDELAQIGFRSNTSHIFRNAPGHLAEDTAENRALIKSALDPANLRQTDPLKDGTLLYRYFRILPDGTQVWAEVRNGEITNGGLNDIPR